AGGGTTTCATCATTGATTTTACTTTATATGATACAACATGCAAGGAAAGTTAGTATAGCCAAAATGCTAAATCATCATTTGTTTGCATATTAATTAACTTTTTGGTTAAAATGAGATTAGTTACATACTATATTAGTGTCTTTTAttgtgccaaaaaaaaaaaacaaaaccaattAAGCATGTCATGTCAAACAAGTTAATTAACAAATGacaattttacatatatatatatatatatatatatagagagagagagagagagagagggagagagagagagagagagagagagagagagagaccggcTAGGATACTATCGTTAGCACAAAGCATTTGGTGTTATCAattaagttttccgccgttagatttaatctttgactattttcatccgttaaattatactattaaaccaataattcATTCAACTCTAGAGGGCCCATATTATCCTAatcgtacattttttcatccgaaggccgaaaacctaataacaccaatagcttagtgctactgatagtatttcaaactatatatatatatatatatatatatatatatatatatatgtacacacgGCCAAAAACATGCATGCCCTAAGAAAAGTATATAGTTGTTTTTTGTTTCATCTACCTCTTTTCTTgaaagaaatttaatttgatatatattccCCCTCTTAATTTCTTTTGGTTTgcaaaatatatcattttttttcaatgtatttactttttttttttcacttgatttaagtgatatatatattctctctctttctcttctgcAGTCGCGAACAACAATACTTTCGGCGATAGAGAGGAAAATGGAAGAGAGGACAAAGAAAACCACGGGAGAGAATTTTGAAGGAGTTAAAGACGATGACGATCTCCTCGGATGGGCTTTGAAGCAATCTAATTTTTCGAAAGAACAAATTCTCGATCTCTTACTCAGCATGCTCTTCGCCGGCCACGAGACCTCGTCGGTGGCCTTAGCCTTAGCCATCTTCTTCCTCGAAGGGTGTCCCGAAGCAGTTCGAAAATTGAGGGTActtaaaaaacttcaaaatgaTCCTATATATCTTTAGAGCATGCACTCTTAATTTTCAACGATAAGAACTAGAAGACTAGAGTAAATATATTGAATCTGGTCAAAATATATTCACATGATGACAAACTTGATAAGATTCAATAAATCTGATCTGGTCTATAATAATTCGTGTTTCATTAATACTATTGTTCTTTCGTAAAGgcattcttattaatttttttgaaaggtatttttttaaaattggttGTATCATTAGGAAGAGCACTTCGAAATCGCGgaggcgaagaagaagagaggagagtgTAGATTGAGCTGGGAGGATTATAGGCAGATGGAGTTCACTCAATGTGTAATTAATCAAACTTTCTCCTCTTAACTTTTAGTAATCAATAAGTGAACACATTACtgcaaaattattaatttgcaTGCATAAATATTCTTTATGAAATCTAATATTTCATGATACACATATATTTGCTTGAAAATGTAGTTTCTTTCAAAGTTAGTGGCGTTtatgataattaataataagtaAAAGTGAAGCAAAAGTGTGTCCGTATAATAATGCTTAGATATGCAAGTACACATTAATTACATACgtgacactatatatatattcgttgGTTCATTAAGGTAATAAATGAGACTCTGCGGCTGGGAAACGTGGTTAGATTCTTGCACCGAAAAGTAATCAAGCATGTACGATACAAAGGTACGTacgtagaattttttttcttctcctttttcgtttctctctctctctctctctctctctctctctctttctcactctATGTACAACTAATATATAAGGAAAAGGTATATATGTGGACCGTTTTAGATACATAAAATAGAAACtgtttagaatttttatatatagcttgatacatataaatatacacatatatataaacattactAAGTGGTTAGGGGTTAGGTGCTAGGTTATTTTCCTTGTGTACCAAAAATTTTTGCACACGAAGAAACATTACTACGAGCGAGATTAATCCGTGGACACAAATTTTATGTTCATGGTGTTCATGGGTGATGTTAGGGACCACGCCCGGTGCGACAATTAATCTCATTTAAGGTggtttaaaagtgttgctaggTGCCCCCTTAAAAATATCCATTAAATGTTGTTGATGAGTGATAGTGatattatctatctatatatatatataacagcgTAACGCTAATTTCacttattatataaaaatatcaatatgtatatagagagagagagtggagctcctatacttttaaaagcacatgaATTCAACgtgtttgtgatttttcaatcaTCAGATCGTCTCAAAatttatatagtattaataaAGAGAACTTAATAGAGCATACCGTTAGCAGTAGCGCaccattaataatatatatatatatataagtagcaTTTGGAAAGATCTTTTTACCAGAACACCTTgcagttattttatatatgtaaaaatgtTTGAAACTTATCTACACTATAAATCATTTGGATTTGACCatccaatttttaaaaattttaacgtTACTATCTAATCCTTCAATTTGTctgatttgaattagtcaaacgatactttaacttcaaattttgaatatatcgtttatttttacagatttagatagcatattttatacaatttttgcaATAAcaagtttattaaaataagcaaGTAGGTTAAGCTTAGAGTCAAAATACCGCCGATTGACTGAAATCAagcaaattgaaaggttagatagtaaaattaaaattttaaaagattacaTATTAGCTAAATTCAAATAGCtgatagttcaggtaagttattaattattttacattttacttattttGAAAGAGGATTTGGTAATTATTAAGGGGCTAAAACAATTgagaatttatattttttggaaGGGTACGACATTCCTTGTGGATGGAAAATTCTCCCAGTGTTTGATGCAGTGCACTTGGATTCAACCATGCATGAAGATCCTCAAAAGTTCAATCCTTGGAGGTGGCaggtaataattaattaataattaattaattcatccCCATTATTATTTGTTACACTCCACtctcatttattattttatccaTTGATTAACattgattaattatttttagtgcTCTCCACTTCttaataaaaagtttaattttactataattaTTTCTACTATAAAATGAGAATTTAATATTGGGGTGTTTGGTTCTTCGaaaagtgtgaaaaaaaaattttgaaatttttttaatggaaAATATTCATTTCCACCATTTTCCTttcgaaattaaaaaaatctagaaaaccaaaaaaatatttttgcagtCACAAAACTATTTTCTGCAATATTTTTTGGAAaatcaaacgcaccctaagggATCATGAGAATATAGTATTTTGGATATCGCAATGACttagttacgatatattttcttcGATAATATCAGTACCAAATAGGCCCTAATTAGTAAAATTGGTGCATGCAAATATTGGCGTGCAGGTTTCTAACAAGTGTTTAGaggattaattaatattaatttttgacataAGTAATACATTATGTTAGTAagtaaaattcataaaattaacTACCTTATGTAATTTTGACTACTCGATTTATACAAATTCCTTTTTTCCTCTTGAGATCCTTGTGGTCCCTTCAGCATCAAAATTCCATTTTGTCTCACTTTAattaagtttctttttttttttttttttaaaggttctatatataattttttaactggatatttaatttgttaatcTTAATGAGACAaaatttgtttctttctcttGTTGTTTTCACAATAAAAGCATTCTAAACGAGTAGACCACTCAACCAccctttaaaataaataaaaaaaacacccattaaataaaaaaagatactatccatacattttattATTGGCTGTAAATTTTACACTCGGCTATTCAAGagttttttatttgatttttagaaattttttttaaaacaattaaaatgTAATATTTAATCGATATATGAATTTACAGATAGTAATGCAATAAACAGAACAAGTCAATTAATTTAGtggttttttgtttgtttttttacttGAAACATGTGACTAATCATGTTAGAAAGAACAAATTGGCTTACTACTCCAATGAATTTGATGTTAACTTGAAAATGGAATGCCCTCTCACACGTGTATCTTCTTAGATTTTGATAGAGAGATTGTGACAACATTCATGCATTTATACTCACTTGTCACACTCCTAGTCAATTTTTTAGTCCTTTGCCAAGTGTTGAGCAAATAATCAAACTTTGGGGCCTAATAAGTGACTTCTTATAATAAGGTTATAGTGTATTTATTGTCGATTCCAAATTAAGGTGGAATTGATATCGATCAATAGCGACGATCTAACTAGTGAGATTCATTAGTTGAGATTAATCCcgctttctctttttttttcccgctTTGGTGTTCGTACTATACTTTTAAAGGGGAATTAATAGACAAGAACGAAACTAGGTCGAAACATACGGAGCCTATACGAAGTACAGACCATTTTGAATCTACTATATATGCAACCTTTCAACTTATTTGATTTGTATCAGTGatcattattttaatttcacaaTTTAAATTCGTCATTTAcatttacagatttagttagcatattttatacagtttctcacaactataaattcattacagtaagtaattagcttaagttttaaaatcaaagtatcgTTGAAATAttgagtagtaaaattaaaattttgaaaagttggatagtcAATTCCAAATGATTTGCAGTTTAGATATGTTTTTATCTATAAGTTATTAGTATCGATCTCAATACTAAGACATCTGGATATTCACTGATtcatcattttaaaaaaaataaatgaaaaatatcaTTTAAATAGAGCTAAGTGAAAGAAACACAATTAGTTCTAGCTCACTAATGAAGTGTTTTAACAATATTGAAAACCACCAACTTATTCCATGATTTGAATTAATGAATGAGAACTTAGAActcaagcatatatatatatatatatacataaaatactCCCAATCCCTTGCAGAGTAGTAGCTCAAGTGGCGCGGCGACGGCCAATAGCTTCATGCCATATGGCGGCGGCCCGCGCCTGTGCGCGGGATCCGAGCTGGCGAAACTAGAGATTGCAATTTTCCTGCACCATCTGGTGCTGAACTTCAGGTGGGAGTTAGCTGAGCCTGATCAGGCCCTTGCACTCCCCTTTGTTGATTTCCAGAAGGGCTTGCCCATCAAAGTTCACAAAGTTACATGTGACACATTAATTGACAATGTATCAAAAGGGTTTTATGAGagggggaaaaagagagagaattttagcGCGATTTGAGATCACCTACTTGAATTTTGAATACAGATTGATTAAAACCGACGTCAGAAGAGTATCTTCGTAACCTCGTGTTGTTCGAAAAGTTCGGATGACGATCTTAGCTTGCACTGCAGTTCTGAAAGATTCAGATCTCCCGTTTCTCTCGGCTGTTgggaataataatccaaacttaattaaaatatagttacagATAAGTCtaaattaatcttttatttgattatggttaggatttgtagttatccaaaataaaagttagatttatcatctgttatgatttgatggctatatatatatagttaggcatgagttaattagatgaataagccATAGTAGATATGACTGCATGGCTCAGAATGTAATTTTgtcttttattaataaagtattagtttagttatcttcttcctcctccaatatctcttcttcatattattttgttcgatTTTGGATCTTGGGTTATATAATTGGTATCAGNgctatatatatatagttaggcatgagttaattagatgaataagccATAGTAGATATGACTGCATGGCTCAGAATGTAATTTTgtcttttattaataaagtattagtttagttatcttcttcctcctccaatatctcttcttcatattattttgttcgatTTTGGATCTTGGGTTATATAATTGGTATCAGCACGAATACTAGTCCCAACAGTTGGTATCATAgaaaatcacgcttccaacaagtggtatcagagcaaatcacgcttctacaattggtatcagagcaaattaCGCTtctacaattggtatcagagccagaaaGTACTATGTGACTCATAAACCAGATGACAGCATATTCGAAAAGAATATAGATTCAAAGTACCGGATAACTATGTCAAAGTCAAGCGACTCGTAGTTGATCAACGAAGGTGACGTTCAGGTGAAACCAAAGTGAATGAATCACTTTGAAGAAATTGGTCTCCGCACAACACATGACAGCGGGTGATTGTAAGGAAAAGAGAGCAAGGAGAGCCCCGGAAGAGATCCAAGAAGACTTGACTAGATAGCCATGAGAGCTAGGCAAGCAAGCCGAAATACAGAATATTCGGCGAGATCTCGATGAACTAAAAACGGCATCCAAATAGAAAGGTACAAATCTGAAacctatttttcaaattttcaagttTTGTTATGGATTTAGATAATTGGTTTATTCAACCTAGCTTACCAAAGTTCGATGGAACGAACTTTAAACGATGGAAAATCACCGTTCAATGTTTTTTAGAATCCCAAGATTTGTGGGATGTGGTGGAGAATTGTAACTATGAAAAAGAATTTGGTAAAGAAGAATTTAGAAAAGAGATAGAGAAGTTCTATCATGTATTTTTCAAGCAGTGGATCTATTGTTGGTTGAAAAAATTTCAACGATAAAGACGGCACGGGAAGCGTGGAGAATGCTATCAAAAATTGGAGGAGAAGATTTGCAAGAAGAGAATGaaattcaagaagaagaagaaattcaaCTCAACAGCGAAGATACAGAAGCCCCAATTTGCAAAGAAAGATCGGATCAAAACCATAAAGAAGAAGCCCCAATTTGCAAAGAAAGATCTGATCAAAACTATAAAGAAGATCAGATTCATGAAAAGTATGTTGATGATCAAAACGGTGCAACTCATATCGACGAGAAAGTTCACAATGATGTTATGATTAAAGAATTTTCTGTCAATAAAGTAGTTATGCATCAAGTGAAAGAGGAAGTTGAGAATTTTTCTAATGTTAGTaaaaattttttcatatattaggATGTAgatgaagaaaaggaaaaggcacacgaaaatatagaattaaaaaTACAGAGTTTTGGCATAGTGCAAGGTGCACACAATGAAACCAGCGAACCCAAAATATCAAATGCAGATATTCGCAGGAATCCGCGGATCTTTAAGGATGATATGAATAATCAAGACTAAAGATGGCAAAGATTTCAACCATGGCAACATCATTGAACAGGTATCATGTTGCACAACTTGAACACGAcgacaacaacagcaacagagattgcaaaatcaaaatgcGCGTTTCACGGAGTTCGTAGCTTGAAGATAAGTTTGGATTAAAGGAggatgttggaaataataatccaaacttaattaaaaatatagttacAGATAAatctaaatcttttatttgattatggttaggatttgtagttatccaaagtaaaagttggatttatcatctgttatgatttgatgactatatatagttaggcatgggttaattagatgaataaatTATAGTAGATATGGCTGCATGGGGTTGGCTCAGAATGTAATTTTGccttttattaataaagtattagttNGGTTAGGATTTGTAGTTATCCAAAGTAAAAGTtggatttatcatctgttatgatttgatgactatatatagttaggcatgggttaattagatgaataaatTATAGTAGATATGGCTGCATGGGGTTGGCTCAGAATGTAATTTTGccttttattaataaagtattagtttagttatcttcttcctcctccaatatctcttctccatattattttgttcgatTTTAGATCTTGGGTTATATAATTGGTATCAACACAAATACTAGTTCCAACAATTGATATCAGAAAAAATCACGCTtctaacaagtggtatcagagcaaatcacGCTTCTACATCGGCAGTAGGAAATTGCTATTGATAGATCAGGTCACGAActattgatatatattattagtagtaGTTTCTGTATAGGCTGAAGAGGAGATCATGTAAATTTGTACGTAGATGCTTTAGTCGCAATGTTTTTATACATTCTTATTGCCCTAAGAAGTTGACAccaaattctaaatctttttatccttttctttttaatttgttgtataAATGAATCTATGTGAGTTTAATATTTTGGATGATGGGTTCTAAGAATTACTCAATTTTGTTTCCCTTGCTAAGTTGATGAGATCGACTCGAATGGAGCCATCGCTGTTGCTGAATCATTTTCTAAtaacttaagcttttaaagaGTACAGTTTTATATAACGAACCAGAGAATATTAATACCTCTACGAAATCAAACCCCATAATTAGGTCCATAGCTTATATAGCAAATaaacaaggttttttttttttttttaaaaaaacatggTTAATTTTATAggagtttaaatttgaatcccaAAAACTATTAGGCCCAATAAGCAAAATAAAGAGTAACAATCACATGAGACCAAGGTCCATGTCTAGAATTTGGGCTAGGCCTTTTGGGCTAAGCTAATCGATTTTATTTTTAGGATAAACTACACTTTTGGTCCACGAATTATGAGACATACGACACTTTAATTCTGGGACTTTAATTTCTATCCACTTTTAATCAACCCCTACAATACAATTGTATGATGAAATAGGCTCTGAAAGCTCAATCTATGTcattatatgtgtgtgtatattgTTCACATGGTAACCCATAATTTGATCTCTAATTTGTGTCACAGTAAGGAGttgtttgattaaatttaattatgaatacagtatagttaaaaatatatatagagtaggaaATGCAACAGTTACAGCTTCATATatcttatttaattagttataattaataaaaaaatattataattctcAATAATTTATTCGGTTGCATGCAGTTGCAGAAGTCCActgacaaaattttattattttatatatgtggtGGTTAAATTAttcctaaaatagaaaaaa
Above is a genomic segment from Ananas comosus cultivar F153 linkage group 15, ASM154086v1, whole genome shotgun sequence containing:
- the LOC109720892 gene encoding cytochrome P450 90B1-like isoform X2; protein product: MWSPCSFLSQVVEEFLLFLSLVLLPLLLYTYLTKWKRKKSKYNLPPGRVGWPFVGETFAYLEPHVATSIGQFMEHHISRYGKIYRSNLFGKPTIVSADAGLNRFVLQNEGRLFECSYPRSIGAILGKWSMLVLVGEMHREMRTIAVNFMSSSRLRALLLPEVEHHALLVLGTWMEGSPFSAQEEVKKFTFNLMAKSIMSMDPGEAETEKLRREYITFMKGIVSPPLNFPGTPYSKALKSRTTILSAIERKMEERTKKTTGENFEGVKDDDDLLGWALKQSNFSKEQILDLLLSMLFAGHETSSVALALAIFFLEGCPEAVRKLRVINETLRLGNVVRFLHRKVIKHVRYKGYDIPCGWKILPVFDAVHLDSTMHEDPQKFNPWRWQSSSSSGAATANSFMPYGGGPRLCAGSELAKLEIAIFLHHLVLNFRWELAEPDQALALPFVDFQKGLPIKVHKVTCDTLIDNVSKGFYERGKKRENFSAI
- the LOC109720892 gene encoding cytochrome P450 90B1-like isoform X1, whose product is MWSPCSFLSQVVEEFLLFLSLVLLPLLLYTYLTKWKRKKSKYNLPPGRVGWPFVGETFAYLEPHVATSIGQFMEHHISRYGKIYRSNLFGKPTIVSADAGLNRFVLQNEGRLFECSYPRSIGAILGKWSMLVLVGEMHREMRTIAVNFMSSSRLRALLLPEVEHHALLVLGTWMEGSPFSAQEEVKKFTFNLMAKSIMSMDPGEAETEKLRREYITFMKGIVSPPLNFPGTPYSKALKSRTTILSAIERKMEERTKKTTGENFEGVKDDDDLLGWALKQSNFSKEQILDLLLSMLFAGHETSSVALALAIFFLEGCPEAVRKLREEHFEIAEAKKKRGECRLSWEDYRQMEFTQCVINETLRLGNVVRFLHRKVIKHVRYKGYDIPCGWKILPVFDAVHLDSTMHEDPQKFNPWRWQSSSSSGAATANSFMPYGGGPRLCAGSELAKLEIAIFLHHLVLNFRWELAEPDQALALPFVDFQKGLPIKVHKVTCDTLIDNVSKGFYERGKKRENFSAI